DNA sequence from the Pseudomonadota bacterium genome:
ATGTGAAATATCATCTAATTGCTCTATGTATGGTGCGTTACTATCAACATACCAATCAACCTCTTGTACTTGGCCAAGGCCAGGAATGACATATTCATACCAGTATGGAGAGCCACTAATTTCGCTAAGTCTGTATACATAAGCTTCTACTGTTGTTCCACCACCATATGGAATAGTTACAAATTCAGTTCCTATTATTTCATGTAGCTCATCAAAAAAAGACCACGTTGTACCAACAGGAGCTAATTGAAACAATATTTGCTCCCCTCCTGCTCCATCAGGAACCAAAACTTGATTTTCAGTTGATCGGATTAGCCATTCAGTGTGGTCACCTTCATCATGATAA
Encoded proteins:
- a CDS encoding VPLPA-CTERM sorting domain-containing protein, coding for MKKNFLLLSGAILIFIGSLNNAQAALLWDLNAGEVRTYTGSDSIGNTWNQTLTVLGTITIGAHDYFQIDQYNYHDEGDHTEWLIRSTENQVLVPDGAGGEQILFQLAPVGTTWSFFDELHEIIGTEFVTIPYGGGTTVEAYVYRLSEISGSPYWYEYVIPGLGQVQEVDWYVDSNAPYIEQLDDISHAPVPIPGAAWLLGSGLAGLIGLQRKKK